Proteins encoded in a region of the Lepeophtheirus salmonis chromosome 6, UVic_Lsal_1.4, whole genome shotgun sequence genome:
- the LOC121120367 gene encoding brain-specific serine protease 4 isoform X1 — MLYHRSSFVYLLLSLSFTAFNFSFVHSDIYHSPFPTPYGPRGGIHRLTQLVPNEGQRRLEDDESNAIYVDNLTPEFHRYRGRRRRVFYRNPLSRLFPLFRRQRKRRRNFRSNFRYRRHKGAIKARGRAYESDEMTAGGMLNSIGGSSSSCNIAGDSREHRCTFTPACWIAGGSSFSGCSSVFYSCCILPEDPFRKDQFNNRKMRQLRLETSRKIRLQNDPQCGLTKHNSFSKRIIGGKKAKFAELPWQVHIRISGYQCGGVLLNHLHVATAAHCVHRNKLDQITVRLGEFDTKNTDKIDEPLDSESFKVTKIRLHPEFRYMLTQPDRYDIAILELDRPVVYKDNILPICLPTSDFSLTGKTGVVAGWGKTDNSFGKTGTHLLHKVLVPIIENEQCKHWHREKSIAVQLHDEMFCAGHEEGQMDACLGDSGGPLVINFDGRWTLIGITSAGFGCAVEKQPGIYHKVSKTAEWLADHIHEVRK, encoded by the exons ATGTTGTATCACAGATCCTCTTTTGTCTATCTTTTACTGTCCCTTTCATTCACTGCCTTCAACTTCTCATTTGTTCATTCAGACATCTACCATTCTCCTTTTCCTACTCCCTATGGACCACGAGGAGGAATACATCGACTCACACAATTGGTTCCCAATGAGGGACAACGTCGCCTAGAGGACGACGAGAGTAATGCCATTTATGTAGACAATTTAACACCCGAGTTTCATCGCTATAGAGGACGTCGAAGAAGGGTCTTCTATCGAAATCCTTTGAGTCGACTCTTTCCGCTTTTTCGACGACAAAGGAAACGTCGACGTAACTTTAGATCTAATTTCCGATATCGGAGACACAAAGGCGCAATTAAAG CTCGAGGACGTGCCTATGAGTCAGATGAGATGACTGCTGGAGGGATGTTGAACTCTATCGGAGGATCTTCCTCAAGCTGTAATATAGCTGGAGATTCCAGGGAACATCGTTGTACGTTTACTCCTGCATGTTGGATTGCAGGAGGATCCAGTTTTTCGGGGTGTAGCTCCGTATTTTACTCCTGTTGCATCTTACCTGAGGATCCTTTTCGGAAG gATCAATTTAATAATCGAAAGATGCGACAACTTCGTTTGGAAACCTCTAGGAAAATCCGTCTTCAAAACGATCCGCAGTGTGGACTTACAAAACATAATTCATTCAGCAAACGGATCATTGGAGGGAAAAAGGCCAAATTTGCAGAACTACCATGGCAG GTACATATAAGAATATCAGGCTATCAATGTGGCGGAGTCCTACTAAATCATTTACATGTAGCAACAGCAGCACATTGTGTTCACCGGAACAAATTGGATCAAATCACTGTTCGTCTAGGAGAATTTGACACAAAGAACACAGACAAG ATTGATGAGCCCCTGGACTCAGAGTCCTTCAAAGTAACAAAAATCCGTCTTCATCCCGAGTTTCGTTACATGCTAACTCAACCTGATCGATATGACATCGCTATCCTAGAATTGGATCGTCCTGTGGTATATAAGGACAATATACTTCCGATTTGCCTCCCAACGTCCGACTTCTCCCTTACTGGAAAGACTGGAGTTGTGGCAGGTTGGGGTAAAACAGACAATTCATTTGGCAAAACTGGAACACACTTGCTTCATAAGGTCCTTGTACCCATTATTGAAAATGAGCAGTGTAAGCATTGGCATCGGGAGAAGAGTATAGCAGTGCAGCTCCACGATGAAATGTTCTGTGCTGGTCATGAAGAGGGACAAATGGATGCTTGTCTCGGGGATTCGGGAGGTCCCcttgttattaattttgatggCCGATGGACACTCATTGGTATAACATCAGCAGGCTTCGGTTGTGCAGTAGAGAAACAACCAGGGATATATCATAAAGTCAGTAAAACGGCGGAATGGTTAGCAGATCATATCCATGAAGTACGGAAATGA
- the LOC121120367 gene encoding brain-specific serine protease 4 isoform X2, whose amino-acid sequence MLYHRSSFVYLLLSLSFTAFNFSFVHSDIYHSPFPTPYGPRGGIHRLTQLVPNEGQRRLEDDESNAIYVDNLTPEFHRYRGRRRRVFYRNPLSRLFPLFRRQRKRRPRGRAYESDEMTAGGMLNSIGGSSSSCNIAGDSREHRCTFTPACWIAGGSSFSGCSSVFYSCCILPEDPFRKDQFNNRKMRQLRLETSRKIRLQNDPQCGLTKHNSFSKRIIGGKKAKFAELPWQVHIRISGYQCGGVLLNHLHVATAAHCVHRNKLDQITVRLGEFDTKNTDKIDEPLDSESFKVTKIRLHPEFRYMLTQPDRYDIAILELDRPVVYKDNILPICLPTSDFSLTGKTGVVAGWGKTDNSFGKTGTHLLHKVLVPIIENEQCKHWHREKSIAVQLHDEMFCAGHEEGQMDACLGDSGGPLVINFDGRWTLIGITSAGFGCAVEKQPGIYHKVSKTAEWLADHIHEVRK is encoded by the exons ATGTTGTATCACAGATCCTCTTTTGTCTATCTTTTACTGTCCCTTTCATTCACTGCCTTCAACTTCTCATTTGTTCATTCAGACATCTACCATTCTCCTTTTCCTACTCCCTATGGACCACGAGGAGGAATACATCGACTCACACAATTGGTTCCCAATGAGGGACAACGTCGCCTAGAGGACGACGAGAGTAATGCCATTTATGTAGACAATTTAACACCCGAGTTTCATCGCTATAGAGGACGTCGAAGAAGGGTCTTCTATCGAAATCCTTTGAGTCGACTCTTTCCGCTTTTTCGACGACAAAGGAAACGTCGAC CTCGAGGACGTGCCTATGAGTCAGATGAGATGACTGCTGGAGGGATGTTGAACTCTATCGGAGGATCTTCCTCAAGCTGTAATATAGCTGGAGATTCCAGGGAACATCGTTGTACGTTTACTCCTGCATGTTGGATTGCAGGAGGATCCAGTTTTTCGGGGTGTAGCTCCGTATTTTACTCCTGTTGCATCTTACCTGAGGATCCTTTTCGGAAG gATCAATTTAATAATCGAAAGATGCGACAACTTCGTTTGGAAACCTCTAGGAAAATCCGTCTTCAAAACGATCCGCAGTGTGGACTTACAAAACATAATTCATTCAGCAAACGGATCATTGGAGGGAAAAAGGCCAAATTTGCAGAACTACCATGGCAG GTACATATAAGAATATCAGGCTATCAATGTGGCGGAGTCCTACTAAATCATTTACATGTAGCAACAGCAGCACATTGTGTTCACCGGAACAAATTGGATCAAATCACTGTTCGTCTAGGAGAATTTGACACAAAGAACACAGACAAG ATTGATGAGCCCCTGGACTCAGAGTCCTTCAAAGTAACAAAAATCCGTCTTCATCCCGAGTTTCGTTACATGCTAACTCAACCTGATCGATATGACATCGCTATCCTAGAATTGGATCGTCCTGTGGTATATAAGGACAATATACTTCCGATTTGCCTCCCAACGTCCGACTTCTCCCTTACTGGAAAGACTGGAGTTGTGGCAGGTTGGGGTAAAACAGACAATTCATTTGGCAAAACTGGAACACACTTGCTTCATAAGGTCCTTGTACCCATTATTGAAAATGAGCAGTGTAAGCATTGGCATCGGGAGAAGAGTATAGCAGTGCAGCTCCACGATGAAATGTTCTGTGCTGGTCATGAAGAGGGACAAATGGATGCTTGTCTCGGGGATTCGGGAGGTCCCcttgttattaattttgatggCCGATGGACACTCATTGGTATAACATCAGCAGGCTTCGGTTGTGCAGTAGAGAAACAACCAGGGATATATCATAAAGTCAGTAAAACGGCGGAATGGTTAGCAGATCATATCCATGAAGTACGGAAATGA